The stretch of DNA TACAGCTTCTAGCACTGTCCCTTCAAACACAATCCTTCCTTTTTTTAAAATGCAAATTCTATCACACAAGGCTTCCACCTCATCCATAAAATGTGAAGTGAGTAATATAGTTAAACCTTTTTCCTTTAGTCTCATAAGAGTCTTCCAAACATCTCTGCGAGCCTTTGCATCAAGGCCTGTTGTCAGCTCGTCTAAAAAAACTACTTCCGGATTGGGAATAAGAGCAAGCACTATAAATAAACGCTGTCTTTGCCCTCCAGATAAATCCTTTACAAGGCTTTTTTGCTTATCACCAATGCCAAACTCCATAAGTAGCTCAATATAATTTAAAGGATTCTGATATAAAGACGCTGTAACTTCACATAGCTCAGATACTTTAATTTGTTCTTGATAATTCATTTCTTGAAACTGAACCCCAACCTTTTCAAACAAGCTCTTGCGATCTGCTTTTGGATTAAGTTCCAAAATAGAAACCTGTCCACTATCTGGATTTTTTGTGCCTAAAATGCATTCAATAGTGGTGCTTTTTCCTGCTCCATTTGCTCCTAGCAATCCAAAAACCATTCCTCTACTTACTGATAAGCTCACATTATCTACTGCAATAAAATTGCCATAGGATTTTGTAAGTTGCTCTACTTTGATTACTTCCTTCATATTAGTACCTCCTTATTCTCTACAAAAAGAATACCACCAAGAAAAACCTTGGTGGTAAAGTGGAGAGTTTCTAAAAATCAAAACTCATAATTTGAGGCTTTCATATTTTGAAGCATATCAATCATCTTACTAGCATTATTTTCTGCATGTGACAAAGAAGTAATAAGATTATCACATACTGTTATAATATCTTCAGTCTCTTTTGGAGTATCAAGTACCTCCTTGATATCTATATCAGGATTTTTAGATAACTGACCTATCATACGAAGAATTGAAGCTAAGGAATAGTTTGCACATCTAAGAGATCGAATTATTTTCAAATATCTTATATCTTTATCAGTATACACCCTATATCCATTTTGTTTACGCTTTATCGTCAATAACCCATTCATTTCCCAGTTTCTAAGAGTATCCATAGAAATACCTAGATAATTAGAAACCTCTTTTCGTTTAAAAACACTCGTATTTTCATCCGCTTTGTCCGATAAAATCTGCTTTACTATCTCAATAGCTTCTTCAGCGTTTCTTCGCTCTATACTGACAAGCTCCAAATATTCATTTGTAATGCTAAGTGCCCTATCAAAATCTCCCTTGGCAGATATCTTTAGCATCTGAATTATTTTCTGCCTGAGTCCATTTTGCAAGACTTCGATTTGAAAAGCGAGGCGAGCAAGCTTAAATTGATCAATATGAAAATCCGTAAATACACGGTAACCATTTGGCTGTCTTTTTACAACTGGAATAAGCTCTAGCTCTTCATATAGCCTCACTGTATTTGAATGTATGCCTATTATTCTTGCGACTTCCCCAGTCTTATAAACCTTCATCATCCTCACCTCCATGAACTAAATATAACATAAAGCAAAAGTATGGTGATATAGTGGAGGGTCTAACTTTATCCATTTAATATATATCTACGTTGCTGCGCTAGATGCTGCAGCTTCATCTGATTTTACACAATCTATAGCTACTACAACTGCAATTACTATGGTTTCCATAGCCTCATCAAAGATTTGAACCTTATAGGTGTCACCCCAAGTAAACCACTCTTTATTAACCTGACCTACAAGCTGACCTTGCTTATATACTTCAAAATCCATATCCCACCAATTTCCTTGCACTTCTATGCCTTCTGCATCTATTGTGTATCTCGCTTTAAAAAATGAGAGCTCTTTAGTGATAGTAAGTATCTCTTTTCCTTGAACCTCTACAAAGAATTTAGGTAAAAAACTAAAAACCTTTTTAGTAATAAGAGCAACCTCGTCTCTATTTTCATTCATTATAGAAAATGTTTTAGGAATTTGAAAAAAGCTTCCCTCTACATAATAAACATCGTTTTGATGCTCATCCGTTACTGTGAATTTTTCTCCTATGCTAAATACCTTTTGTTTGATATATAGTTCCTTCATCGTCATCCTCCTAGTAACATTTTTAGAGTCTATCTGGAAAATTATATATAGCGTCTTTCCACTGCTCTTTTGGCAAATGAATTATTTCATATCTAATTATTTTATTCTTTTCCATAATTATCCCCTAATTTTCAAATTTTCCCTAATCCGTTCTCAAACTAAATTTAACATAATGATTTCCAAAAATAGTTAATTTTTTATGTCAAAATCCTAATTTAACATCATCATAACCTGTTTATAGCTCCTTGTATATCGAATAGTTATAAATGTTTAGGCTAATGAATTTTTAAATTATGCAATTTAAAGTTGCTTTATTTAGCTAAAAAGAAACATACAGTTTATGGAATATTTTTTATTTTTGATGTAATCTGTTCTTAGCAAATGATTGAAATATTGAGGGGGATAATTATGAGTTTTGGACAAAATATTCAATTTTTAAGAAAAATGAGAAATAAAATGACGCAAGAAGAATTGGCAGAAAAACTTGGAGTGAGCAGACAAACAGTATCAAAATGGGAGCTAGATGTCATGTACCCTGAGATGGATAAGGTTATAGAGATATGCAAATTATTTTCTTGCAGTATGGATGAATTAATACGAAATGATATGAATGTAAGTGACGAAGCTTATTCAGACATAAGAATGGAATATGTTGAACCTTTTAGATATATTAGATATGCAGTCGTTAGTACAGAACCTGAAGATGATGCACTTGATCATGTAAAAAAATGGGCAAAAATGCTAAAAATTCAAAATCCAGAAATTATTGGCTGGGACTTCCCAGTATTATCACAAGAACAAATAAATGTGTTTAATATGCATGGTTACGTTGCCGCACTCATACTACCCGATAATGTTACAGAAACTGCTGATTTTATGGATATAGTAAATCAAGATAAGCAAAAATACATAGTCATAACTATCAAAGACCCAATGATAGCACCATTTAGATTGATTCCAAATGCATACAAGGTTCTCATGACTCATATGCATATAAATAGGATTCCTCATAAAGAAGATAAAAAAATCATTTCCTGCTTTGAAAAAGAATATTTTGTAAATGGAACCTCATACATGGACGTGTATATTGCAGTTGATGAAATAGAGTCATAATATGCGTTTAAATTAATTACATACTCCTAATTTATTTTGGCTATCGCAAAGCTAGTATTTGTAATGGAGGCTTAGCATGCAATCAATTATATGGTTATTTCCCTATTTTATTCCATTTTGATAAAGTTAAGCCTTTTTCGTTTGGATTATGTGTAATTGCCTTCACTATAATGATTATTAATTTAATTCTGCTCTTGTTTAGATTTCTTCTGTTTTCCTAAGAATCTTGTCCATAGCCTTACCTTTTGCTAGCTCATCTATTAGCTTATCTAGATATCTTATCTCTCTCATTATGGGCTCTTTAATATCTTCTACTCTCACTCCACATACGACTCCTTTGATAAGCTTTCTTGACGGATTCATTTCAGGAGCTTCTATAAAAAATGTTTCAAAATCAACTCCCTTTTCTAGCTGCAGTTCTAGCTTTTCTTTGCTATAACCTGTAAGCCAAAATATGATTTCATTGACCTCTTCCTTTGTTCTTGCTTTTCTCTCTGCTTTTTCCACATACAGAGGATATACTTTTGATATGCTCATAGCATTGATATTATTTTTACTCATAAAAAACGCTCCTTTATCAAATAGTTTTTAGCCACAAGTCAATCTCTGCTAGTGCTTCTTTTTCATTGCTTAGCTTGATTTCTCCAGCTAACTTTCCATCTTTTATATAGATAACCTTTTTAGCCATTGATGCCATTTTTGCATCATGAGTGACTAGCATAATGCTTATACCTTCTTGATTGAGCTTTTTTAATATTTCCATTACTTGACTTGCTGCCTCTGAGTTTAAGGCTCCTGTAGGCTCATCCATAAACAAAATCTCAGGACTATTTATCATGGCTCTGCAAATAGCTGCTCTTTGAAGCTGTCCACCAGAAACCTCTCTTATGTCCCTGTCCTTTATATCCTCTATTCCCATTTTGCTCATTAGCTCTGTGGCTCTTGCTCGTACTACCTCAATAGATTCTCTTTTAGCAACCATGCCTGGCAAAATTATATTATCAAAAATAGAGAGATTCTTTAGCATCTGAGAATTTTGGAATACAAAACCCATTTTATTAAGACGAAATTTTGATAGCTCTGATTCGCTAAGCTTATAAACATCTATACCCTCAAATATGACTTCTCC from Acetoanaerobium noterae encodes:
- a CDS encoding ABC transporter ATP-binding protein, which codes for MKEVIKVEQLTKSYGNFIAVDNVSLSVSRGMVFGLLGANGAGKSTTIECILGTKNPDSGQVSILELNPKADRKSLFEKVGVQFQEMNYQEQIKVSELCEVTASLYQNPLNYIELLMEFGIGDKQKSLVKDLSGGQRQRLFIVLALIPNPEVVFLDELTTGLDAKARRDVWKTLMRLKEKGLTILLTSHFMDEVEALCDRICILKKGRIVFEGTVLEAVNSSPCDKFEDAYLWYTDEEEEANENL
- a CDS encoding MerR family transcriptional regulator; this encodes MKVYKTGEVARIIGIHSNTVRLYEELELIPVVKRQPNGYRVFTDFHIDQFKLARLAFQIEVLQNGLRQKIIQMLKISAKGDFDRALSITNEYLELVSIERRNAEEAIEIVKQILSDKADENTSVFKRKEVSNYLGISMDTLRNWEMNGLLTIKRKQNGYRVYTDKDIRYLKIIRSLRCANYSLASILRMIGQLSKNPDIDIKEVLDTPKETEDIITVCDNLITSLSHAENNASKMIDMLQNMKASNYEF
- a CDS encoding LURP-one-related/scramblase family protein translates to MKELYIKQKVFSIGEKFTVTDEHQNDVYYVEGSFFQIPKTFSIMNENRDEVALITKKVFSFLPKFFVEVQGKEILTITKELSFFKARYTIDAEGIEVQGNWWDMDFEVYKQGQLVGQVNKEWFTWGDTYKVQIFDEAMETIVIAVVVAIDCVKSDEAAASSAAT
- a CDS encoding helix-turn-helix domain-containing protein, whose amino-acid sequence is MSFGQNIQFLRKMRNKMTQEELAEKLGVSRQTVSKWELDVMYPEMDKVIEICKLFSCSMDELIRNDMNVSDEAYSDIRMEYVEPFRYIRYAVVSTEPEDDALDHVKKWAKMLKIQNPEIIGWDFPVLSQEQINVFNMHGYVAALILPDNVTETADFMDIVNQDKQKYIVITIKDPMIAPFRLIPNAYKVLMTHMHINRIPHKEDKKIISCFEKEYFVNGTSYMDVYIAVDEIES
- a CDS encoding DUF2200 domain-containing protein, which encodes MSKNNINAMSISKVYPLYVEKAERKARTKEEVNEIIFWLTGYSKEKLELQLEKGVDFETFFIEAPEMNPSRKLIKGVVCGVRVEDIKEPIMREIRYLDKLIDELAKGKAMDKILRKTEEI
- a CDS encoding ABC transporter ATP-binding protein; this encodes MIKVKNISKSYKDAIVLNNVSLEINKGDFTAVMGPSGSGKSTLLYSISSMDNPDEGEVIFEGIDVYKLSESELSKFRLNKMGFVFQNSQMLKNLSIFDNIILPGMVAKRESIEVVRARATELMSKMGIEDIKDRDIREVSGGQLQRAAICRAMINSPEILFMDEPTGALNSEAASQVMEILKKLNQEGISIMLVTHDAKMASMAKKVIYIKDGKLAGEIKLSNEKEALAEIDLWLKTI